A single genomic interval of Amycolatopsis albispora harbors:
- a CDS encoding flavin-containing monooxygenase yields the protein MGARFKVVIVGTGFSGLGQAIQLEKAGIRDYVILEKADEVGGTWRDNSYPGCACDVQSHMYSFSYEQNPDWTRSFSRQPEIFDYLKGVTDKYRLRDKIRFGVEITGAHWDESKSLWTVETKSGEEFVAQFVVSGVGGLHIPRIPELPGIERFQGRTWHSAQWDHDYDLTGKRVAVVGTGASAIQFVPRIARDVTRLDLFQRTPPWIMPKPDHAMPDWAKQLFRRVPGAQRAYRTALYWLLEVRALGFNGHPALMKAGEAVAKRHIRKQIPDHDLRRKVTPDYTMGCKRVLISNDYYPALSRDDVNVVTDGIREVREHSIVDEAGVEHEVDAIIYGTGFHVTDALEYLRITGVDGRDLAKEWATEGMRTHFGITVAGFPNLFFLLGPNTALGHNSVVFMIESQARYVVDAIKLTERHRAAALTVRERAQEEFQAEIQDKLVKGVWTQGGCKSWYLDAKGVNRTIWPGFTWRYWQRTRHVDPSHYELTGRAR from the coding sequence ATGGGTGCGCGGTTCAAGGTGGTCATCGTCGGTACCGGCTTCTCCGGGCTCGGCCAGGCGATCCAGCTGGAGAAGGCGGGCATCCGCGACTACGTGATCCTGGAGAAGGCCGACGAGGTCGGCGGCACCTGGCGCGACAACTCCTACCCCGGCTGCGCCTGCGACGTGCAGTCCCACATGTACTCCTTCTCCTACGAGCAGAACCCCGACTGGACCCGCTCCTTCTCCCGCCAGCCGGAGATCTTCGACTACCTCAAGGGCGTCACCGACAAGTACCGCCTGCGCGACAAGATCCGCTTCGGCGTGGAGATCACCGGCGCGCACTGGGACGAGTCGAAGAGCCTGTGGACCGTCGAAACCAAGTCCGGCGAGGAGTTCGTCGCGCAGTTCGTCGTGTCCGGGGTCGGCGGCCTGCACATCCCGCGCATCCCCGAACTGCCCGGCATCGAACGCTTCCAGGGCCGCACCTGGCACTCCGCGCAGTGGGACCACGACTACGACCTGACCGGCAAGCGCGTCGCCGTGGTCGGGACCGGGGCCAGCGCCATCCAGTTCGTGCCGCGCATCGCCCGCGACGTCACCCGGCTGGACCTCTTCCAGCGCACCCCGCCGTGGATCATGCCCAAGCCCGACCACGCCATGCCCGACTGGGCCAAGCAGCTGTTCCGCCGCGTCCCCGGCGCCCAGCGCGCCTACCGCACCGCGCTGTACTGGCTGCTCGAAGTCCGCGCGCTCGGCTTCAACGGCCACCCCGCGCTGATGAAGGCTGGCGAAGCCGTGGCCAAGCGCCACATCCGCAAGCAGATCCCGGACCACGACCTCCGCCGCAAGGTCACCCCGGACTACACCATGGGCTGCAAGCGCGTGCTCATCTCCAACGACTACTACCCCGCGCTCTCCCGCGACGACGTCAACGTGGTCACCGACGGCATCCGCGAGGTCCGCGAGCACTCCATTGTGGACGAAGCGGGTGTCGAGCACGAAGTCGACGCGATCATCTACGGCACCGGCTTCCACGTCACCGACGCGCTGGAGTACCTGCGCATCACCGGTGTCGACGGGCGCGATCTGGCCAAGGAATGGGCCACCGAGGGCATGCGCACGCACTTCGGCATCACCGTCGCCGGGTTCCCGAACCTGTTCTTCCTGCTCGGTCCGAACACCGCGCTGGGCCACAACTCGGTGGTCTTCATGATCGAGTCGCAGGCCCGGTACGTGGTGGACGCGATCAAGCTGACCGAACGCCACCGCGCCGCCGCGCTGACCGTGCGCGAGCGCGCGCAGGAGGAGTTCCAGGCCGAGATCCAGGACAAGCTGGTCAAGGGCGTGTGGACGCAGGGCGGCTGCAAGAGCTGGTACCTCGACGCGAAGGGCGTGAACCGGACCATCTGGCCCGGCTTCACCTGGCGTTACTGGCAGCGCACCCGCCACGTGGACCCGAGCCACTACGAGCTGACCGGGCGGGCGCGGTGA